GCCATCTCTCCTCCATGGACCTTGCCGTCACGACTAGCTGCATACCCCAAATGCTGATCAATTTATGGGGCCCATACAAGACCATCAGCTATGGTGGCTGTGTCACCCAACTCTATGTCTTCCTTTGGCTAGGGGCTACTGAGGGCATCCTGCTTGTGGTGATGGCATTCGACCGCTACGTGGCAGTTTGCCGACCCCTACACTACACCATCATCATGAACCCCCAGCTTTGCTGGCTGCTGGCTGTCATTGCCTGGTTGTGTGGCCTGTGCAACTCTGTGATCCAGTCAACATTCACTCTCCAGCTCCCGTTGTGTGGGCACCAGAAGGTGGACAATTTTCTGTGTGAGGTGCCTGCCATGATCAAAATGGCCTGTGGAGACACAAGTCTCAATGAGGCCATGCTCAATGGAGTCTGTACCTTTTTCACTGTCGTCCCCTTGAGCATCATCCTGATCTCCTACTGCAACATTGCTCAGGCGGTGCTGAAGATCCGCTCAGCAGAGGGACAAAGGAAGGCCTTTAATACATGTCTCTCCCATCTCGTCATGGTGTTTCTCTTCTATGGCTCAGCTATGTATGGGTATCTGCTTCCAGCTAAGACCAGCAATCAGGACCAGGGCAAATTCATTTCCCTCTTCTACACCGTGGTGATGCCCGTGGTGAATCCCCTCATCTACACTCTGAGGAACAAGGAGGTGAAGGGGGCACTGCGACGGCTGCTGAGGAAAGAAGGGAAGTAGGCTGAGAGAAGCAGGAACTTGTCGGAGTCTTGGTCGGTGACCCgcggtatcgggaatgaaagacaaagaaagattgggttcacgGGATCTGAGAGCATGGATTTCTCAAGCTCattagacaactttattgagtcgaagggctagtatatatacccctaaaatacgtgacattcagcataaaatcaagttacctattacccttacctcattct
Above is a window of Dasypus novemcinctus isolate mDasNov1 chromosome 23, mDasNov1.1.hap2, whole genome shotgun sequence DNA encoding:
- the LOC101446799 gene encoding olfactory receptor 2C1-like is translated as MEGANSSSLEAFILMGISDHPELEMIFFVALLISYLLTLLGNSTIILLSHLDARLHIPMYFFLSHLSSMDLAVTTSCIPQMLINLWGPYKTISYGGCVTQLYVFLWLGATEGILLVVMAFDRYVAVCRPLHYTIIMNPQLCWLLAVIAWLCGLCNSVIQSTFTLQLPLCGHQKVDNFLCEVPAMIKMACGDTSLNEAMLNGVCTFFTVVPLSIILISYCNIAQAVLKIRSAEGQRKAFNTCLSHLVMVFLFYGSAMYGYLLPAKTSNQDQGKFISLFYTVVMPVVNPLIYTLRNKEVKGALRRLLRKEGK